The genomic region CAACCTATCTATCATTCAAAATTCAATAATTCCCAATCGACAGCATCACCAGCGTGCAGGCTTCAATGGGTTCGATGCCTTCTTGTTTCAGTTCCTGCTCAAATTGCGGATTTTCCGTTCCGGGGTTGAAAATGACCCGGCGCGGCTTCAGGTTTTTAATGTACTCGTAGTAGCCCGGCTGGTTCTTTGCCGAAACGTATAACGTCACAGTATCGACGTCCGTCAGTTCGGGCAGTCCTTTCTGAATCGGGTTTCCGGCCACACTTCCTTCCCGCAGTCCCACCTGTTCAATCGCGTGGCCGTGCCGCACCAGACTGTGCGCCGCCCGGTTGGCGTACCGGTCAGGCTTCTCGGATGCCCCAATAATCAACGTTTTTCCTCTACTCATCGTCCATTCTGATTATAACCGAATAACGGCCCCGGAGCCTCTCCGGTTCAAAATTTGACGTTTCCCGAATTTTCAAAAAATTTTTGTTTAACTTTTGTTAAACAAGTGTAAACATTTCACCGTTATATACGTACATTTACGAAGCACAGTATTAGAGGCTTACAAAAACTATCCCGTTTCAAATTGGTCGCATAGCGTTATCGGCACTTACCTGCCTGTTTAATCAACCCCTACTTCTATTAAACAAACTAACCTCCATCCGAAAACCGTCCTGAACCATGAGCGACAAAAGAAACAGCAGTTACTGGAACGAGAAGTGGGTTCCAATTCTGTTTAACGACGTTGAAAATCCCCCCCGTTACGAGGTTTCCAACTACGGCCGGCTCAAAAGCTTCCAGTCCGACCCCCGCCTCGGTACCATCATCAAAGGATCTGTTATCCAGGGCTACCGTTCACTGAACATCCGGACCGGCGGCAAAACCATCAATCGGTACGTTCACAAGCTGGTCGCCGAGCGCTTTGTAGACCGCCCCGGCTCCGAAGCTTCTTTTGTGATTCACCTGGATCACGACAAGAAGAACAACTTCCACGAAAACCTGAAATGGGTGACGAAAGAGGAGATGATCGAACACAACCGGAACAATCCGGCTTTGAAAAACCGCGAAATGCCGCGCCGCACCCGGAATTACAAGCTGACGGAATCGAAGGTGCGCATGATCAAGAAATTGCTGCGTAACGAAAAAAACCGCCTGAAGATGATCGCTAAGCAGTTTGGGATCACCCACACCCAGTTGAACCGCATTCGTTCGGGAGAAAACTGGAAACACGTGACCCTTGAAGACGAACCCCTCACCGTAATCAGTGCATAACTTGTACCCCTGCTGGCTTTAGCCGGGCACAAACGGCCGAAGCCAGCAGGTTTCTTTATACCGTTATCGTCTTCGATTTCCCGTTGAGCAGGCCCACCGAATCGGTAGCGTCGGCGACGGGAATTGACACGAAGAACGTAGTGCCCTCACCTTCTTCGGTTTCGAACCAGATACTACCCCCGGCGTGCTCGACGCCCCGTTTGGCAATGGCCAGTCCCAGGCCGGAGCCTCCCTGCTTAGTACTGAAATTGGGCAGAAAGACCTTCGCCCGAATCATCTCCGGGATGCCGGAGCCGTTATCACTCACTTCGATATTGACGTTCCCTTCGCTCACTACCAGCCGCAGACGGATCATCGGCTTCCGGTCGGTCGGTACCGACTGAATGCCGTTGATGATCAGGTTGGTCAGAATCCGGCCGATGAGCTGGCGGTCGCCCACCACCATGACCGGATACGGGGCCACTTCGCGGAGGAGGGAGATTTTCCCGTCGTCGGCGTACAGATCGGCGGCCTTGTTGATGACCGTCGTGATCTCGAACAGTTCGTTTTTCGGCAGCGGCATTTTGGCAAAGTCCGAAAACGACGTGGCGATGTCGCTCAGGTTGTCGATCTGGTCGAGAAGGGAGTTCAGCGCCCGCTGGATGACCCGCCGGGACGGTGTATTGTCGGGCGGAAGCGTCCGTTGCAGATGCTGAAGGGTCAGTTTCATCGGCGTCAGCGGGTTCTTGATTTCGTGCGCCACCTGTTTGGCCATTTCCCGCCAGGCCGACTGTTTTTCGCTCTGCGACAGCGCGCGTTTGTTTTCCTCCAGTTTAATCAGCATCCGGTTGTATTCCCCGATCAGCAGGCCGATTTCGTCATCCGACTGCCATTGAATCGGCTCGTTGAGCTTGTCCAGGTTCGTGCGGCGCAGTTTGTGCGTCAGCATCCGCAGCGGCTTGGTCAGGATGGTGGAAGCCCAGTACGACACGAACACGAAGATCAGCAGCAGCACGGTGAAGACGCTCAGCACGGTGGCGATGATCTCGATCAGCTGCCGGTCCAGTTCCAGAATCGAATCGTAATGCGGTACGCCGATGACGGCCAGCAACTGCCCGTCGAAGGTCTTCACGGCGGCATAGGCCGTCCTGAACTGTTTGGTTCCCAGCGATTCGTTCAGCAGAATCTGGTTTTCTTTGTCTTCAATCAGGTGGGCATACGCGTCCGGATTGATGAATTTGGACAAATGACCGCTTTCAAAAACCAGCGGCTGGGTAGACGTCCAGAGCTTGCCGGCCGGCGTATACAGGTTGATGTCCACTCC from Tellurirhabdus rosea harbors:
- a CDS encoding CoA-binding protein, with the translated sequence MSRGKTLIIGASEKPDRYANRAAHSLVRHGHAIEQVGLREGSVAGNPIQKGLPELTDVDTVTLYVSAKNQPGYYEYIKNLKPRRVIFNPGTENPQFEQELKQEGIEPIEACTLVMLSIGNY
- a CDS encoding HNH endonuclease, with product MSDKRNSSYWNEKWVPILFNDVENPPRYEVSNYGRLKSFQSDPRLGTIIKGSVIQGYRSLNIRTGGKTINRYVHKLVAERFVDRPGSEASFVIHLDHDKKNNFHENLKWVTKEEMIEHNRNNPALKNREMPRRTRNYKLTESKVRMIKKLLRNEKNRLKMIAKQFGITHTQLNRIRSGENWKHVTLEDEPLTVISA